Proteins from a genomic interval of Daphnia pulex isolate KAP4 chromosome 4, ASM2113471v1:
- the LOC124193043 gene encoding Na(+)/H(+) exchanger protein 7-like — MAILFLLFLLHSTLTSSAQLTNNQSDFYSSADTKHTDVRIFPVLEHNRSVVNELADQKTLSAAHDTHGEEVEHHHHGIHVASWRWDEIGIYITFTTFIIVAGLAKVAFHHAHVISSRIPESCLLILLGTAVGGILYASGIQRSGPTSLNAEEAFVFPTFTPKLFFFILLPPIILEASYSLYDRAFADNTGTVLFYAVIGTIFNTFVIGLSLLGLVSIGWIGNVHIPEGTGVELSAPSYTLQTTDCLVFSALISAVDPVAVLAIFQEIGINKDLYFLVFGESLLNDAVTVVLYSMMVVFAQMDGNIGGEQYLLGFVSFFTISLGGFGIGILCGLLTALITRTTSEVRVVEPLAVLGMAYFSYMGAELFHFSGIISCIGCGLVQAHYSFSNISRKSFTTVKYFIKMLSSTSDCIIFLFLGMVLVNDVHEWHTGFVLWTLFLCLAVRFIGVFILTAIANRFRIKQVSLREQFIMAYGGLRGAVSFSLVEMLLPSDIQPRQMFVTTTLVVILFTVFIQGGTIKLFVRLLDIKKDSQSVQYLINEINETMFDHLCAGFEGICDQHGNNFLREKIERFDENYLRPIFTLSTEKDPLQRLFEKLTLSEHAANMYDIRAKTSEPASTSTSLTDIDESHLISELATADPTSSVPSSNDARNSPAFHRQSQLLGHGKQQEKMQGKSFVDVVAMLRHQRSAHSEGVMPTHAPAAQLVRSTPLDPEATAQAFRKALRTNSSMNQSKRLHEKRNLIKDDDLPEPSRWMALRRRISTVPDSASQGDRFAQAVLSAMSSQLPGGGFAPAVGSPLGSVKKGSRLHQSAKCSTESEWSITRGSSKQSKLVNPSGSTVPLRVIAERTGEQSTVQQSISLHMQDIEKDDEQPESYHASETGL; from the exons ATGGCGattctctttctcctctttctgCTGCATTCCACGTTAACGTCGAGCGCTCAGTTGACGAACAACCAGTCAGATTTCTATTCCTCCGCCGACACCAAGCACACTGATGTGCGTATTTTCCCGGTCTTGGAACATAACCGGAGCGTCGTCAATGAATTGGCTGACCAAAAAACCCTATCGGCGGCTCACGACACTCACGGAGAAGAAGTAGAACATCACCACCATGGAATTCACGTGGCCAGTTGGCGCTGGGACGAAATTGGAATCTATATTACGTTCACCACTTTCATCATCGTGGCCGGTCTGGCCAAAGTGG CTTTTCATCACGCGCACGTCATCTCATCAAGGATCCCGGAGTCGTG CTTGCTGATTCTGCTCGGAACAGCTGTTGGCGGAATTCTTTA TGCCAGTGGAATTCAACGCTCTGGTCCAACTAGCTTAAACGCTGAAGAAGCTTTCGTGTTCCCGACTTTTACGccgaaacttttctttttcattctgcTACCCCC CATTATTCTGGAGGCATCCTATTCCTTATACGACCGAGCCTTCGCTGATAACACTGGGACAGTTCTGTTTTACGCAGTGATT GGTACCATCTTTAACACTTTCGTCATCG GGCTCTCCTTGCTGGGCTTGGTGTCGATCGGATGGATTGGCAATGTCCATATACCAGAAGGAACGGGTGTGGAGTTGTCGGCTCCATCATACACGCTGCAAACCACAGACTGTCTGGTCTTTTCTGCACTCATTTCAGCTGTCGATCCCGTGGCGGTTCTAGCCATCTTTCAAGAAATCGGAATCAACAAGGATCTTTATTTCCTCGTCTTTGGAGAGTCCCTTCTCAACG ATGCTGTGACGGTCGTCCTCTATTCGATGATGGTCGTCTTCGCCCAAATGGATGGCAACATCGGTGGAGAGCAGTATCTTCTCGGTTTCGTCTCGTTTTTTACAATCAGTCTTGGCGGCTTCGGTATTGGAATTCTCTGCGGATTGCTGACTGCGCTCATCACTCGCACCACGTCTGAAGTTCGAG TCGTCGAACCTTTGGCGGTACTCGGAATGGCCTATTTCTCTTACATGGGCGCAGAGCTGTTCCACTTTTCCGGAATCATCAG TTGTATCGGTTGCGGCCTTGTTCAAGCTCACTACTcgttttcaaacatttcacgGAAATCCTTTACGACCGTCAAATACTTCATCAAAATGCTGAGTTCCACAAGTGACTGCAtcattttcctgtttttggGCATGGTCCTGGTCAACGACGTCCACGAGTGGCACACCGGCTTCGTCCTTTGGACACTCTTCTTGTGCCTTGCCGTCCGATTCATTG GAGTTTTCATCTTGACTGCCATTGCCAATCGATTCCGTATCAAGCAAGTCAGCTTGCGGGAGCAATTTATCATGGCTTACGGAGGATTGCGAGGAGCTGTCAGCTTCTCGTTGGTGGAGATGCTTTTGCCTAGTGACATCCAACCACGTCAGATGTTTGTCACGACTACGCTAGTCGTTATTCTTTTTACCGTTTTTATCCaa GGTGGTACCATCAAGCTCTTTGTTCGGCTGCTCGACATTAAGAAAGATAGCCAATCGGTCCAATATCTtatcaatgaaataaatgaaacg ATGTTTGACCACCTATGCGCTGGATTTGAAGGAATCTGCGATCAACACGGCAATAATTTCCTCAGG GAGAAAATTGAGCGCTTTGACGAGAATTACCTTAGGCCAATCTTCACGTTAAGCACGGAAAAGGATCCCCTGCAACGATTGTTTGAGAAACTAACTCTATC GGAACATGCGGCCAATATGTATGACATACGTGCCAAGACAAGTGAACCTGCGTCTACGTCCACCAGCTTAACCGATATCGATGAATCACATCTCATTTCTGAACTGGCGACTGCCGATCCGACATCTTCTGTGCCTTCTTCGAATGATGCCCGAAATTCACCCGCATTTCATCGACAATCGCAATTATTGGGCCATGggaaacaacaagagaaaatgcaAGGGAAAAGCTtcgttgatgttgttgctatGCTACGTCACCAGAGAAGCGCCCATTCAGAAGGCGTCATGCCTACACATGCTCCCGCGGCTCAATTAGTGCGATCGACCCCCCTTGATCCTGAAGCGACTGCTCAGGCATTCCGTAAAGCACTTCGCACCAACAGTAGTATGAATCAATCAAAACGG CTGCATGAGAAACGCAACCTGATCAAAGACGACGATTTACCGGAACCATCTAGGTGGATGGCTCTACGGCGAAGAATATCTACGGTGCCTGATTCTGCATCACAAGGAGATCGTTTCGCACAAGCTGTTTTATCTGCCATGAGCTCTCAACTACCAGGGGGAGGTTTTGCACCAGCTGTTGGCTCACCTTTAGGTTCTGTAAAGAAAGGTAGCCGCCTACATCAGTCGGCTAAATGTTCGACAGAGAGTGAATGGTCGATAACAAGGGGGTCAAGCAAGCAATCCAAACTGGTTAACCCATCGGGATCTACTGTACCACTTCGAGTAATCGCCGAACGTACCGGGGAGCAAAGCACCGTACAACAAAGTATCAGTTTGCACATGCAAGACATCGAAAAGGACGATGAACAACCGGAATCTTACCATGCCTCCGAGACCGGATTGTAG